A window of Myxococcales bacterium contains these coding sequences:
- a CDS encoding DUF1003 domain-containing protein: MLHSELLAQIPLFDTLSTEDTEALAKRLAERKFAAGSKVFDKGDKGSSMYIVLSGAAQIYLPGDGDDRVVLKDVRTGEYFGELSLFDDKPRSASVSASTDTVLLELTREEFAEHLGRSPTAAMAILAEMAERLRETNALLSQRAARDVVKEIEDNLTWGQKLADKVAELNGSWAFILFLLGLTVAWVILNSVFRLAFDDYPYQFFNLALAILVALQGPLIVMSQNRQSLKDRAQAETDFRVNLKNEVGIEGLQRELGAFRAETLKRLEVLERYGRNERIRHELPSKK; this comes from the coding sequence ATGCTTCACTCCGAGCTCCTCGCCCAGATCCCGCTCTTCGACACGCTCTCGACCGAGGACACGGAAGCCCTCGCGAAGCGCCTCGCCGAGCGAAAGTTCGCGGCGGGCTCGAAGGTGTTCGACAAGGGCGACAAGGGCTCGTCGATGTACATCGTGCTCTCGGGCGCGGCGCAAATTTACCTCCCGGGAGACGGCGACGACCGCGTCGTCCTGAAGGACGTCCGCACCGGGGAGTACTTCGGCGAGCTGTCCCTCTTCGACGACAAACCCAGGTCCGCGAGCGTCTCGGCGAGCACCGACACCGTGCTCCTCGAGCTCACGCGCGAGGAGTTCGCCGAGCACCTCGGGCGCTCTCCCACCGCCGCCATGGCCATCTTGGCCGAGATGGCCGAGCGCCTCCGCGAGACGAACGCGCTCCTCTCCCAGCGCGCCGCGAGAGACGTCGTCAAGGAGATCGAGGACAACCTCACCTGGGGCCAGAAGCTCGCCGACAAGGTCGCGGAGCTGAACGGGAGCTGGGCGTTCATCCTGTTTTTGTTAGGACTTACGGTAGCTTGGGTGATCTTGAACAGCGTGTTCCGGCTCGCCTTCGACGACTACCCGTACCAGTTCTTCAACCTCGCCCTCGCCATCTTGGTCGCGCTGCAGGGCCCGCTCATCGTCATGAGCCAGAACCGCCAGTCGTTGAAGGATCGCGCCCAAGCCGAGACCGACTTTCGCGTGAACTTGAAGAACGAGGTCGGCATCGAGGGCCTCCAGCGCGAGCTCGGCGCCTTCCGCGCGGAGACCTTGAAGCGGCTCGAGGTGCTCGAACGCTACGGGCGAAACGAGCGCATCCGCCACGAGCTGCCCTCGAAGAAGTGA
- a CDS encoding FAD-dependent oxidoreductase gives MHVVVVGGGIAGLVASIDARALGMEVTLLESRPDTGGKVRTVTVGGKPIDRGPTVLTMRWVFDELFRETGAELSSVLETRPLDVLARHAWGDTQLDLYRDVSRTREAIAAVFGERDAEAYVAFAARTKQIYETALGPFLRSQRPTMAGMLAQAAKMGPWALHTIDAHRTLQKALESTFADERLVQLFGRYATYTGSSPVLAPATLALIAHVERDGVEVVKGGMVALRDALEARARELGVSFVRGAHVRKIATKNGRVSHVVWDGAEIGADAVMFAGDVSALGTGLLGDDVRSAARFVPREERSLSAVTFSLVGRVREGSTFTLDHHNVFFPDARGGGKKEHETLFATRGRAMPSDPTVYVCAQDRGPFAPGVRDEPERLFAILNAPADGDTSPLSDEDIERCKDRMISRLEASGLSLDVSSWTAHTPTSFAEAYPGSGGALYGAASHGAFSALNRPSARTKVKGLYLVGGSVHPGAGVPMAALSGRLGVAALSEDLPSTARSRRAATTGSISTR, from the coding sequence ATGCACGTCGTCGTCGTCGGAGGCGGGATCGCGGGGCTCGTCGCGTCGATCGACGCGAGGGCCCTCGGCATGGAGGTGACGCTCCTCGAGTCGCGGCCGGACACGGGGGGCAAGGTGCGTACGGTCACCGTGGGCGGGAAGCCCATCGACCGAGGTCCCACCGTGTTGACGATGCGATGGGTCTTCGACGAGCTCTTTCGGGAGACCGGGGCCGAGCTGTCGTCCGTGCTCGAGACGCGACCGCTCGACGTCCTCGCTCGGCACGCTTGGGGCGACACGCAGCTCGACCTCTACCGTGACGTGTCTCGGACCCGCGAGGCGATCGCGGCGGTGTTCGGCGAGCGGGACGCCGAGGCGTACGTCGCGTTCGCGGCGCGTACGAAGCAAATCTACGAGACGGCCCTCGGCCCGTTCTTGCGGTCGCAGCGGCCGACGATGGCCGGCATGCTCGCGCAGGCCGCGAAGATGGGTCCGTGGGCCCTCCACACCATCGACGCACATCGCACCCTTCAGAAAGCGCTCGAGAGCACCTTCGCCGACGAGAGGCTCGTGCAGCTCTTCGGGCGCTATGCAACCTACACGGGCTCGAGCCCGGTGCTCGCGCCGGCGACGCTCGCGCTCATCGCACACGTGGAACGCGACGGCGTCGAGGTCGTCAAAGGGGGCATGGTCGCCCTCCGCGACGCCCTCGAGGCCCGGGCGCGCGAGCTCGGAGTCTCTTTCGTACGCGGCGCACACGTGCGCAAAATTGCTACAAAAAACGGGCGGGTGAGCCACGTGGTCTGGGACGGCGCCGAGATCGGGGCCGACGCCGTGATGTTCGCGGGCGACGTGTCGGCGCTCGGCACGGGTCTCCTCGGAGACGATGTGCGCTCCGCGGCCCGCTTCGTCCCGCGCGAGGAGAGGTCCCTCTCCGCCGTGACGTTCTCGCTCGTCGGGCGCGTCCGCGAAGGGTCCACGTTCACCCTCGACCACCACAACGTATTTTTTCCGGACGCGCGCGGCGGTGGAAAAAAAGAGCACGAGACGCTCTTCGCAACACGCGGCCGCGCCATGCCTTCCGATCCGACCGTGTACGTGTGTGCCCAAGACCGCGGCCCCTTCGCTCCCGGCGTGCGCGATGAGCCCGAGCGACTCTTCGCGATCCTCAACGCGCCCGCCGACGGTGACACGAGCCCCCTCTCGGACGAGGACATCGAACGATGCAAAGACCGTATGATTTCCCGCCTGGAAGCGTCGGGCCTCTCGCTCGACGTCTCGAGCTGGACGGCCCACACCCCGACGAGCTTCGCCGAAGCGTATCCGGGCTCGGGGGGAGCGCTCTACGGGGCGGCCAGCCACGGGGCGTTCTCGGCGCTGAATCGGCCCTCCGCCCGTACCAAGGTGAAGGGGCTCTACCTCGTGGGTGGGAGCGTGCACCCGGGGGCCGGCGTCCCGATGGCGGCCCTCAGTGGGAGGCTCGGGGTCGCGGCGCTGTCGGAAGACCTGCCCTCGACCGCGAGGTCGCGAAGGGCGGCTACCACTGGATCTATCTCGACGCGCTGA
- a CDS encoding phytoene/squalene synthase family protein yields the protein MSSPSSRDFAECEAMLREGSKSFYGASRLLPSRVRPAAIALYAFCRTADDAVDDPSLVGKSERAIAVAVLGKRLDRVYDARKPEGAVERAFSRVAHEHAIPRALPDALLDGMAWDADDRETPDLASLEAYAARVAGAVGAMMTLVMGARSKEALARACDLGVAMQLTNVARDVGADARLRRMYLPTTWLADEGLSRDEALALALRGPADPRLRRTTARLLRRAELLYARAETGIGLLPKDCRAAIWGARLVYAEIGRVVASNGYDAVSTRAVVSTGKKLLLLAEGRARALVPSRASVDGPLDATRYLVDAVTPESERAA from the coding sequence GTGAGCTCCCCGTCGTCGCGCGATTTCGCGGAGTGCGAGGCCATGCTCCGCGAGGGCTCGAAGAGCTTCTACGGAGCGTCGCGCCTCTTGCCCTCGCGCGTTCGCCCGGCGGCGATCGCCCTCTACGCGTTCTGCCGAACGGCCGACGACGCCGTGGACGACCCTTCGCTCGTCGGGAAGAGCGAGCGCGCCATCGCCGTGGCCGTGCTCGGGAAGCGGCTCGATCGCGTGTATGACGCACGGAAACCCGAGGGTGCCGTCGAGCGCGCCTTTTCGCGGGTCGCCCACGAGCACGCCATCCCTCGCGCGCTCCCGGACGCCCTGCTCGACGGCATGGCGTGGGACGCCGACGACCGCGAGACGCCCGACCTCGCGTCGCTCGAGGCGTACGCCGCGCGAGTCGCGGGTGCGGTCGGCGCGATGATGACGCTCGTGATGGGCGCCCGCTCCAAGGAGGCTCTCGCCAGGGCCTGCGACCTCGGCGTGGCGATGCAGCTCACCAACGTCGCCCGCGACGTCGGGGCCGACGCGCGCCTCCGACGCATGTACCTCCCTACGACGTGGCTCGCGGACGAAGGCCTCTCCCGGGACGAGGCGCTCGCGCTCGCCTTGCGTGGGCCCGCCGACCCTCGCCTCCGCCGCACCACGGCGAGGCTCCTCCGTCGCGCCGAGCTCCTCTACGCCCGCGCCGAGACGGGGATCGGCCTCTTGCCGAAGGACTGCCGCGCGGCCATTTGGGGCGCGCGCCTCGTGTACGCGGAGATCGGGCGTGTCGTGGCGTCGAACGGGTACGACGCGGTCTCCACGCGGGCCGTCGTGTCGACGGGCAAGAAGCTCCTTTTGCTCGCCGAGGGCCGCGCGCGCGCGCTCGTGCCGTCGCGGGCCTCGGTGGACGGCCCGCTCGACGCGACCCGCTACCTCGTCGACGCCGTGACCCCCGAGAGCGAGCGTGCCGCGTGA
- a CDS encoding rhomboid family intramembrane serine protease yields the protein MASELTKAKSEFFGEVRAQGKILGGLVGFMWVVHLVNALVFQGHLVALGVHPRTLLGLLGILFAPFLHGSFAHLVSNTMPMLVLGAFVMMRRKRDLAIVSALAALVGGLGTWLIAPAATVHVGASILVFGYLGYLLARGVVERKLGSILGSLVVFFLYGGALFGVLPGQEGISWQGHLFGFLGGALAAKLLAKREPDEAKKVRVASADPRTPRRARLADARETTAVDDDDEELEKLKRRVGR from the coding sequence ATGGCGTCCGAGCTCACGAAGGCAAAATCCGAATTTTTCGGTGAGGTCCGCGCCCAAGGCAAGATCCTCGGCGGGCTCGTCGGGTTCATGTGGGTCGTTCACCTCGTGAACGCGCTCGTGTTCCAGGGGCACCTCGTCGCGCTCGGGGTACACCCGCGCACGCTCCTCGGACTCCTCGGCATCCTCTTCGCTCCGTTCCTGCACGGGAGCTTCGCCCACCTCGTGAGCAACACGATGCCCATGCTGGTGCTCGGCGCCTTCGTCATGATGCGAAGGAAACGAGACCTCGCGATCGTGAGCGCGCTCGCCGCCCTCGTGGGTGGCCTCGGCACGTGGCTCATCGCACCCGCGGCGACGGTGCACGTCGGCGCGAGCATCCTCGTGTTCGGGTACCTCGGCTATTTGCTCGCGCGTGGCGTCGTCGAGCGGAAGCTCGGCTCGATCCTCGGGAGCTTGGTCGTGTTTTTCCTCTACGGTGGCGCGCTGTTCGGCGTCTTGCCGGGCCAAGAGGGCATCTCGTGGCAAGGGCACCTCTTCGGATTCCTCGGCGGCGCGCTCGCCGCCAAGCTCCTCGCGAAGCGCGAGCCCGACGAAGCCAAGAAGGTGCGTGTGGCGTCGGCCGACCCACGGACACCTCGGCGAGCCCGCCTCGCCGACGCGCGAGAGACCACCGCCGTAGACGACGACGACGAAGAGCTCGAGAAGCTAAAGCGCCGCGTCGGGCGCTGA
- a CDS encoding sterol desaturase family protein, which yields MNVPTVAIWLPVALVVACAMEPWAMLLHGVVWHGPLAFVHRSHHTKRTGTFEWNDALSTLHAPPAIALILFGCRGPEGPLREVLFGVGLGMTLFGMAYVVVHDGFVHERLPITWLARFRYFRTLRACHRAHHRGDADHGPYGLFLGAFEARWHARRRGRTRAVSR from the coding sequence ATGAACGTTCCGACCGTGGCCATCTGGCTCCCCGTTGCGCTCGTGGTCGCGTGCGCGATGGAGCCTTGGGCCATGCTGCTCCACGGCGTCGTGTGGCACGGCCCGCTCGCCTTCGTGCACCGCAGCCACCACACGAAACGCACCGGGACCTTCGAATGGAACGACGCCCTCAGCACGCTCCATGCGCCCCCGGCCATCGCGCTGATCTTGTTTGGCTGCCGCGGGCCCGAGGGGCCGCTCCGCGAGGTGCTCTTCGGTGTGGGCCTCGGCATGACGCTCTTCGGCATGGCCTACGTGGTCGTCCACGACGGGTTCGTGCACGAGCGGCTCCCCATCACCTGGCTCGCGCGCTTTCGCTACTTCCGCACGCTGCGCGCGTGCCACCGCGCCCACCACCGCGGCGACGCCGACCATGGGCCGTACGGGCTCTTTCTCGGGGCGTTCGAGGCTCGATGGCACGCGCGACGCCGCGGACGCACGCGTGCCGTCTCACGGTAA
- a CDS encoding lycopene cyclase — MTHDRGLLRERLGHDLEERLDALDAARRGPERDRELAPPDASVTPDTEVVLSGGGLSLLLAWALAARGVRVTVVERARAGRGHREWNASDAELSALVREGLVTEVELEGLVVRRYRHGFCRFFGGSSYPVTRTLDVAVDAGSLLALARRRCDALGVAFVDGSRVTGLGCGETAVRVEVQGPSGATTIVSRLVLDARGFASPYARADIVCPTVGGVLRGVREGSGPTDIDPDVGEILVTTEHADARGRQHVWEGFPGHTGETTVYLFYYALTSEPVGEVGPLRALYTRFFETLPDYKGGDPTLVRPTFGLIPGASRAVPPPAPPHPRVGLVGDAASRHSPLTFCGFGAMLRSLSLVRGHVARALSRGEGLPDPIVHDAAIHAVTGGLSRIMAGGSLRGDAQNRLLDAAFASLHAMGDEPYGAVLRDEASPATMAEFLARTSLVRPRAYVDAARGLGALGTARWAAKLGRALVASRA, encoded by the coding sequence GTGACGCATGACCGGGGATTATTGCGCGAGCGCTTGGGCCACGATCTCGAAGAGCGGCTCGATGCGCTCGACGCCGCTCGTCGGGGCCCCGAGCGCGATCGCGAGCTCGCGCCGCCCGATGCGTCGGTGACCCCCGATACCGAGGTCGTCCTTTCGGGCGGAGGTTTGTCGTTGCTCCTCGCCTGGGCCCTCGCCGCACGTGGGGTGCGCGTGACCGTGGTCGAGCGGGCGAGGGCAGGCCGCGGGCACCGCGAGTGGAACGCGAGCGACGCCGAGCTCTCCGCGCTCGTGCGAGAGGGGCTCGTCACGGAGGTCGAGCTCGAGGGCCTCGTCGTTCGTCGCTATCGTCACGGATTCTGTAGGTTTTTTGGCGGCTCGTCGTACCCCGTCACGCGCACCCTCGACGTCGCCGTCGACGCCGGGAGCCTGCTCGCCCTCGCGCGCCGCCGCTGCGATGCCCTCGGCGTCGCCTTCGTCGATGGCTCCCGCGTGACAGGGCTCGGATGCGGGGAGACGGCGGTTCGGGTCGAGGTCCAAGGGCCGTCCGGGGCGACCACGATCGTGTCGCGGCTCGTCCTCGACGCACGCGGCTTCGCGAGCCCCTACGCGCGCGCCGACATCGTGTGCCCGACGGTCGGAGGTGTGCTCCGTGGCGTGCGCGAGGGGAGCGGCCCCACCGACATCGACCCCGACGTAGGCGAGATCCTCGTCACCACCGAGCACGCCGACGCGCGTGGGCGCCAGCACGTGTGGGAGGGGTTCCCCGGGCACACCGGCGAGACGACCGTGTATCTCTTCTACTACGCCTTGACCTCGGAGCCCGTGGGAGAGGTCGGCCCGTTGCGTGCGCTCTACACGCGCTTCTTCGAGACGCTCCCCGACTACAAGGGCGGGGATCCGACGCTCGTCCGCCCCACGTTCGGGCTCATACCAGGAGCGTCTCGGGCCGTGCCCCCGCCCGCTCCCCCGCACCCGCGCGTAGGCCTCGTGGGCGACGCGGCCTCGCGCCACTCGCCGCTCACGTTTTGTGGGTTCGGGGCCATGCTTCGGAGCCTCTCGCTCGTCCGCGGGCACGTCGCTCGTGCGCTCTCCCGCGGGGAAGGGCTGCCCGATCCCATCGTTCACGATGCCGCCATCCACGCCGTGACGGGCGGCCTGTCTCGCATCATGGCGGGGGGCTCGCTCCGTGGAGACGCGCAAAATCGCCTCCTGGACGCGGCCTTCGCCTCTCTCCACGCGATGGGAGACGAGCCCTACGGCGCCGTCCTCCGCGACGAAGCGTCGCCGGCGACGATGGCCGAGTTCCTCGCTCGCACGAGCCTCGTGAGGCCGCGCGCCTACGTGGACGCGGCGCGCGGGCTCGGAGCGCTGGGTACGGCCCGTTGGGCGGCGAAGCTCGGCCGAGCGCTCGTCGCGTCCCGGGCGTAA
- a CDS encoding glycosyltransferase, translated as MTLGSPFEALVGLWATSQVGFLSVMVARSRSRHEEKGTPGPSEPSRRRVLLVRPVAGLESDLEARLERSAGAPAVMLAVRDESDPGFESATRASLRLCEGGTRSKVVLTYADGPNRKAEQIARALSRAARDGLSFDTVVVADSDVAPSPADLDALVGALDGGAKAAYVPVSEAPPPADTKLGDRANVAVLSASPHAFPLLAGMDGELFVGKLCAIDRAALEGAGGFEGLTHLLGEDVELERRLRANGHDVVPVPRAAVATRGGRELSDAVARFARWLGVVRAQRPHLLPTYLFVFASFLPTLSACLLIGSRGADAAAYGALLVGAVLFARLAVAFEGRRIAGLRRGLGVAFVDVVLADAVLLSALFRAATSREVAWRGQVLRVTKGGVARVGEGAIRRGVVP; from the coding sequence GTGACGCTCGGCTCGCCGTTCGAGGCGCTCGTGGGCCTCTGGGCCACCTCTCAGGTCGGGTTTCTGTCCGTGATGGTGGCGCGCTCGAGGTCGCGCCACGAGGAGAAAGGCACGCCGGGGCCAAGTGAGCCCTCGCGGCGCCGTGTCTTGCTCGTGCGCCCCGTCGCCGGGCTCGAGAGCGACCTCGAAGCGAGGTTGGAGCGTTCGGCCGGCGCGCCCGCCGTGATGCTCGCCGTGCGCGACGAGAGCGACCCCGGCTTCGAGAGCGCGACGCGCGCATCCCTGCGCCTCTGCGAGGGAGGCACACGCTCGAAGGTCGTGCTCACGTACGCGGATGGCCCGAACCGAAAGGCCGAACAGATAGCTCGGGCCCTGTCTCGGGCCGCGCGGGACGGCCTCTCGTTCGACACGGTCGTCGTCGCCGACTCCGACGTGGCACCGAGCCCCGCCGACCTCGACGCGCTCGTAGGGGCGCTCGACGGGGGCGCGAAGGCCGCGTACGTCCCTGTGTCGGAGGCGCCGCCCCCGGCCGACACGAAGCTCGGGGATCGCGCGAACGTCGCCGTCCTCTCGGCCTCTCCCCACGCCTTCCCGCTCTTGGCCGGCATGGATGGCGAGCTCTTCGTCGGGAAGCTGTGCGCCATCGACCGAGCCGCGCTCGAGGGTGCGGGAGGGTTCGAGGGGCTCACCCATCTGCTCGGCGAGGACGTCGAGCTCGAGCGCCGGCTCCGCGCGAACGGCCACGACGTGGTGCCCGTGCCGCGCGCCGCCGTGGCGACCCGGGGCGGCCGAGAGCTCTCCGATGCGGTCGCACGGTTTGCCCGGTGGCTCGGGGTGGTGCGCGCGCAAAGGCCTCACCTCCTACCCACGTATCTCTTCGTTTTTGCTTCGTTTTTACCCACCTTGTCCGCCTGTCTCCTCATCGGCTCACGCGGCGCTGACGCGGCGGCGTATGGCGCTCTCCTCGTGGGGGCCGTGCTGTTCGCGCGCCTCGCCGTAGCGTTCGAGGGGCGGCGCATCGCGGGACTTCGCCGGGGCCTCGGCGTAGCCTTCGTCGACGTGGTGCTCGCCGACGCCGTGCTGCTCTCCGCGCTCTTTCGTGCGGCGACGTCGCGGGAGGTGGCTTGGCGGGGTCAGGTCCTCCGCGTGACCAAAGGCGGCGTCGCTCGTGTCGGAGAGGGCGCGATCCGGCGCGGGGTCGTGCCATGA
- a CDS encoding MFS transporter: MPGWLSELLVIAILLVVIVVVVVRLPKPDLGHSQAFVRRRFMNWFPVGLTYAFLYMARYNLAACVDKKDVALLFDKQQFFEIDSWGALTYGLSFVINGPLTDKIGGRKTTILAAVGSAVANVVMGVVALSAIKNGGIPKDARATIVPLFSVLYAVNMYFQSFGAVSIVKVNSAWFHLRERGTFGGIFGILISLGLYFAFDWCAAIVRVMGGAYAFFIPAGILLVLAVVDLGLVRDTPGDAGHQDFDLGDATGGGERLPLGKLLKMMLGSSAILTIAAVEFCSGYLRNAILKTYKPFSEDTGRAATDFVQQHWGMLNCVAGIMGGVVAGMISDRLFQSRRGPVSAVLYSVMLAGSLAMYATISTPYVGWVLVLMTLAIIGVHGMLSGTASMDFGGKKNVGIVVGVIDGCVYLGSTLGSRVMKAVLPAKPASHDASAWWTWPTAIIPVALVGLLLATRVWNAKPKAQATSH, from the coding sequence ATGCCCGGCTGGCTCTCCGAGCTCCTCGTCATCGCGATCCTGCTCGTCGTGATCGTGGTCGTCGTCGTCAGGCTGCCCAAGCCCGACCTCGGCCACTCGCAGGCCTTCGTTCGGCGCAGGTTCATGAACTGGTTCCCGGTCGGGCTCACGTACGCGTTCCTCTACATGGCGCGCTACAACCTGGCCGCCTGCGTCGACAAGAAGGACGTGGCGCTCCTCTTCGACAAACAGCAATTTTTCGAGATCGACTCGTGGGGGGCCCTCACCTACGGCCTCTCGTTCGTCATCAACGGCCCTCTGACGGACAAGATCGGCGGCCGAAAGACGACCATTTTGGCCGCCGTGGGCTCGGCCGTCGCCAACGTCGTCATGGGCGTCGTCGCCCTGTCGGCCATCAAGAACGGCGGCATCCCGAAGGACGCTCGCGCCACGATCGTGCCCTTGTTCTCGGTCCTTTACGCCGTGAACATGTACTTCCAGAGCTTCGGCGCCGTGTCGATCGTCAAGGTGAACTCCGCTTGGTTCCACCTCCGCGAGCGCGGCACCTTCGGCGGCATCTTCGGCATCCTCATCTCGCTCGGCCTCTATTTCGCCTTCGATTGGTGCGCGGCGATCGTCCGCGTGATGGGCGGCGCCTACGCCTTCTTCATCCCCGCGGGCATCCTGCTCGTGCTCGCCGTGGTCGATCTCGGCCTCGTGCGCGACACGCCTGGCGACGCGGGCCACCAAGACTTCGACCTCGGCGACGCGACGGGCGGCGGAGAGCGGCTCCCCCTCGGCAAGCTGCTCAAGATGATGCTCGGCAGCTCGGCGATCCTCACGATCGCGGCCGTCGAGTTCTGCAGCGGCTACCTCCGGAACGCGATCCTCAAGACGTACAAGCCGTTCTCGGAGGACACGGGGCGCGCAGCGACCGACTTCGTCCAGCAGCACTGGGGCATGTTGAACTGCGTCGCCGGCATCATGGGCGGCGTGGTCGCGGGCATGATCTCCGACCGCCTCTTCCAGTCGCGCCGTGGTCCCGTCTCGGCGGTGCTCTACTCGGTCATGCTGGCCGGCTCGCTCGCGATGTACGCCACCATCTCGACACCCTACGTGGGCTGGGTGCTCGTGCTCATGACGCTCGCCATCATCGGCGTGCACGGCATGCTCTCGGGAACGGCCAGCATGGATTTCGGCGGGAAGAAGAACGTCGGGATCGTGGTCGGCGTCATCGACGGGTGTGTCTATCTGGGCTCGACGCTCGGCTCTCGTGTCATGAAGGCCGTCCTCCCCGCGAAGCCCGCCTCCCATGACGCGTCGGCCTGGTGGACGTGGCCCACGGCCATCATCCCCGTCGCCCTCGTGGGGCTCCTCCTCGCGACCCGCGTGTGGAACGCGAAGCCCAAGGCGCAGGCCACGTCCCACTGA
- the crtI gene encoding phytoene desaturase, with protein MNESRTLNGSASTKGRAHDPSPRGADDRPHAVVIGAGFGGLAAAVRLGARGYRVTVIDKLDAPGGRGYVRKRQGFVFDSGPTVITAPFLFEDLWKLAGRTMADDIDLRPVTPFYRIRFSDGRTFDYTGNADAMAAEVRKLSPRDVAGYEQFVAMSEKIFKVGFEKLAHVPFGSWTSMAKIAPDMVALESYRTVYGLVSKFVEDDALRQVLSFHPLLVGGNPYSTTSIYTLIAFLERKWGVHFPMGGTGALVNGLVKLIEHQGGTVRLGTAVRRITVAPTNAKKQGVLASRPRQNRATGVLLESGEQVAADVVVSNADSAWTYRHLVPEDARPSWTNRKIERLRYSMGLFVWYFGTKKVYSDVPHHSILLGPRYEGLLDDIFEKKVLATDMSLYLHRPTATDPSLAPEGCDTFYVLSPVPHLESGTDWSKEAEPYRARIQKVLEKTVLPNLGENIVVSEHIDPQYFQDELLSFRGAAFGVEPVLTQSAYFRPHNQSEDIENLFLVGAGTHPGAGLPGVLSSARVLDTVVPDASAFARKGAR; from the coding sequence ATGAACGAATCCCGCACGTTGAATGGCTCCGCTTCCACCAAAGGTCGAGCGCACGACCCGAGCCCCCGCGGCGCCGACGACAGGCCTCACGCGGTCGTCATCGGGGCCGGTTTCGGCGGGCTCGCCGCGGCCGTCCGTCTCGGTGCCCGCGGGTACCGCGTCACGGTGATCGACAAGCTCGACGCCCCCGGGGGGCGCGGCTACGTGCGCAAGCGTCAGGGCTTCGTCTTCGACTCGGGGCCCACGGTCATCACCGCGCCCTTCCTCTTCGAGGACCTCTGGAAGCTCGCGGGCCGCACGATGGCGGACGACATCGACCTCCGCCCCGTGACGCCGTTCTATCGCATTCGGTTCTCGGACGGTCGTACCTTCGACTACACGGGCAACGCCGACGCCATGGCCGCCGAGGTGCGCAAGCTCTCCCCGCGTGACGTCGCCGGGTACGAGCAGTTCGTCGCGATGAGCGAGAAGATCTTCAAGGTCGGCTTCGAGAAGCTCGCGCACGTCCCGTTCGGCTCGTGGACGAGCATGGCCAAGATCGCGCCCGACATGGTGGCCCTCGAGAGCTACCGCACCGTGTACGGGCTCGTGTCGAAGTTCGTCGAGGACGACGCGCTCCGCCAGGTCCTGAGCTTTCACCCTCTCCTCGTCGGCGGGAACCCCTACAGCACCACGTCGATCTACACGCTCATCGCGTTCCTCGAGCGAAAGTGGGGCGTGCACTTCCCGATGGGCGGCACAGGGGCCCTCGTGAACGGCCTCGTGAAGCTCATCGAGCACCAGGGCGGCACCGTGCGCCTCGGCACGGCCGTGCGCCGCATCACGGTCGCGCCCACGAACGCGAAGAAGCAAGGTGTCCTCGCCTCGCGCCCTCGGCAGAACCGCGCGACCGGCGTGCTGCTCGAGAGCGGAGAGCAGGTCGCGGCCGACGTGGTCGTGTCGAACGCCGACTCGGCCTGGACGTATCGCCACCTCGTCCCGGAGGATGCGCGGCCCTCGTGGACGAACCGCAAGATCGAGCGCCTAAGGTACAGCATGGGGCTCTTCGTCTGGTACTTCGGCACGAAGAAGGTCTACTCCGACGTGCCCCACCACTCGATCTTGCTCGGGCCTCGGTACGAGGGCCTGCTCGACGACATCTTCGAGAAGAAGGTGCTCGCCACGGACATGAGCCTCTACTTGCACAGGCCCACGGCCACCGATCCGAGCCTCGCCCCCGAGGGGTGCGACACCTTCTACGTGCTGTCTCCGGTCCCGCACCTCGAGAGCGGCACCGACTGGTCGAAGGAGGCGGAGCCGTACCGCGCGCGCATCCAGAAGGTGCTCGAGAAGACCGTGCTCCCGAACCTCGGGGAGAACATCGTGGTGAGCGAGCACATCGATCCGCAATACTTCCAGGACGAGCTGCTCTCGTTCCGGGGGGCAGCCTTCGGCGTCGAGCCCGTGCTCACCCAGAGCGCCTACTTCCGCCCCCACAACCAGAGCGAGGACATCGAGAACCTCTTCCTCGTGGGCGCGGGCACGCACCCGGGCGCGGGGCTCCCCGGCGTGCTCTCGTCGGCGCGGGTGCTCGACACCGTGGTGCCCGACGCGAGCGCCTTCGCCCGAAAAGGCGCGAGGTGA